The Mesotoga infera genome has a window encoding:
- a CDS encoding ABC transporter substrate-binding protein gives MRKYLVTAVLLALLSFSMIAADKYDSELVVGTDQNPTTMDPAMYQDLASSQVMRNIFETLVAYTSDVQEIKPLVAESWTVSDDLKVWTFKLRENVFFQKGKFQDGRNVTAEDVKYSFDREMEISPMVRIYMIDTIEVVDTYTVKITLQYPYAPFLTVLTDIGAAIVPKEEVEGWGDDFVLHPIGSGPYVMKEWVKDDHMSFERYEDYWGEKPYVKKLTYKFIPDKAVLTLALLSGQVDITSDVLDQDIPKVTADPNVEAVMVGGNNIYAAYMNATKGPTTDPKVREAIFKAVDVTQIAKVVFPNESGVPAYGPIPPGSWAYNPDVKDFYTPYDPEGAKQILKDAGYSDGLKLKMYTSDDPNRRKMAIVMQSMLKQVGIDLEVISLEWGSFVEVSGNGEADIYAIGWTWYPDPEFFMYYMFHSSTAGTYGNGGRYNNPEVDKYIELGESSADQDERITYYRKAEELVMKDRIYFPGYHKLVVMGVSDKVKGFTVSSDMTIRVFAPGTNVYVE, from the coding sequence CAACAATGGATCCGGCAATGTATCAGGATCTCGCTTCGTCACAGGTTATGAGGAACATATTTGAGACACTGGTAGCTTACACCTCTGATGTTCAAGAGATCAAACCTTTAGTTGCAGAATCGTGGACAGTGAGTGATGACTTGAAGGTCTGGACTTTCAAGCTCAGAGAAAATGTGTTCTTTCAGAAGGGCAAATTCCAGGACGGTCGTAACGTTACTGCTGAAGACGTGAAGTACAGTTTCGACAGAGAGATGGAGATCTCTCCGATGGTAAGGATCTACATGATAGACACTATTGAAGTTGTTGATACTTATACCGTCAAGATCACTCTTCAGTATCCTTACGCTCCATTCCTTACTGTTCTTACGGATATCGGAGCTGCAATCGTCCCTAAAGAAGAAGTAGAAGGTTGGGGCGATGATTTCGTACTTCATCCAATCGGGTCAGGACCTTACGTCATGAAAGAATGGGTCAAAGATGACCACATGTCTTTTGAGAGATACGAAGATTACTGGGGTGAAAAGCCTTATGTAAAGAAACTTACGTACAAGTTCATCCCCGACAAAGCAGTATTGACACTCGCACTACTCAGCGGACAGGTAGATATCACTAGCGATGTTCTAGATCAAGATATTCCAAAAGTGACTGCCGATCCGAATGTTGAGGCCGTAATGGTCGGAGGAAACAACATTTATGCAGCATATATGAATGCTACGAAGGGGCCTACGACTGATCCAAAGGTGAGAGAAGCCATCTTCAAGGCAGTAGATGTGACCCAGATAGCAAAGGTAGTATTCCCTAACGAAAGCGGAGTTCCTGCGTATGGTCCGATCCCCCCCGGATCATGGGCATATAATCCCGATGTTAAAGATTTCTACACACCGTATGATCCTGAAGGCGCAAAGCAGATCCTTAAGGACGCTGGATACTCAGATGGCCTTAAACTCAAAATGTACACTTCTGATGATCCAAACAGGAGAAAAATGGCGATTGTCATGCAGTCAATGCTTAAGCAAGTCGGCATCGATCTCGAAGTTATATCACTTGAATGGGGAAGCTTTGTTGAAGTTTCGGGCAATGGAGAAGCCGATATCTATGCAATAGGCTGGACATGGTATCCAGATCCGGAATTCTTCATGTACTATATGTTCCATTCTTCGACAGCCGGAACATACGGAAATGGCGGCAGATACAACAACCCGGAAGTTGACAAATATATCGAGCTAGGCGAATCTTCTGCGGATCAGGATGAAAGAATCACGTACTACAGAAAGGCAGAAGAACTTGTCATGAAGGATAGAATCTACTTCCCTGGGTATCACAAGCTAGTAGTGATGGGTGTCAGTGATAAAGTCAAAGGGTTCACAGTATCTTCAGATATGACTATAAGGGTTTTTGCACCAGGAACCAACGTCTACGTTGAATAA
- a CDS encoding ABC transporter permease, whose product MRKFVVRRLVQIIPTLFFVLLTVFLLMKLIPGDPAAVLLGPGARVQDIERFRAELGLDQSVFSQFLLYVKRVFTGDFGKSLIYKQDVLSLIIERLPTTLLLSVSALFIASIIGIPAGILAATKHDTFLDLSITVFSLVGISIPIFWFGMILIIVFALQLGWLPAVGIGNISNGIWDVVKHIILPSVALGVQSMGIITRFTRSSMLEVLKQDYVRTALAKGLKNRLVLYNHALRNALVPIVTVIGLQLGTLLAGAVLTETVFALPGLGKLMIDAILRRDFLLVQGEVIVIAFIYILVNFIVDTLYALLNPKIRVAYGGSQ is encoded by the coding sequence GTGAGAAAATTCGTTGTCAGAAGGCTCGTGCAGATTATTCCTACGCTCTTCTTTGTGCTTCTGACGGTCTTCCTTTTGATGAAACTCATACCCGGAGACCCGGCGGCCGTTCTTCTAGGACCGGGAGCCAGAGTTCAGGATATTGAGCGTTTTAGGGCCGAGCTAGGTCTTGATCAATCTGTATTCAGCCAATTTTTACTCTATGTGAAGAGGGTTTTCACCGGTGATTTCGGAAAGTCTCTCATTTATAAGCAAGACGTTCTCTCTCTGATTATCGAGAGACTTCCAACCACACTTCTCTTAAGCGTTAGTGCCCTCTTCATTGCTTCTATAATAGGAATTCCTGCAGGTATTCTTGCGGCGACTAAACACGATACTTTCCTGGATTTGAGCATTACAGTTTTCTCTTTGGTCGGGATCTCTATTCCAATCTTCTGGTTCGGGATGATCCTGATTATCGTGTTTGCACTGCAGCTCGGCTGGTTGCCTGCCGTAGGAATTGGAAACATATCCAACGGTATCTGGGATGTGGTAAAGCACATAATCTTGCCCTCAGTTGCATTAGGGGTGCAATCGATGGGTATTATAACTAGATTCACCCGATCGAGTATGCTTGAGGTTCTCAAACAGGATTATGTTCGGACTGCTTTGGCCAAAGGCCTTAAGAACAGGCTGGTTCTTTACAATCACGCCCTAAGAAATGCGTTGGTCCCGATAGTGACGGTAATCGGTTTGCAACTCGGTACGTTGTTGGCCGGTGCTGTCCTAACCGAGACTGTCTTTGCTCTTCCGGGGCTGGGTAAGTTGATGATCGACGCGATTTTGAGAAGGGATTTCTTGCTGGTGCAGGGTGAGGTGATTGTTATTGCCTTCATCTACATTCTTGTGAATTTTATCGTGGACACGCTGTACGCTCTTCTTAATCCCAAGATCAGGGTCGCTTATGGAGGGTCCCAATAA